The following proteins come from a genomic window of Streptomyces sp. NBC_01716:
- a CDS encoding tyrosine-protein phosphatase, whose amino-acid sequence MPQQVPQGEPDLAGVRNFRDVGGLPTVDGRRVRYGRLFRSGHLAHATADDAAFLSSLGLHTIFDFRNAADQKLDGLDVELVGVHNVNIPLTDPADGTEFWRMVRDGDLDQLRSILADGKGAARMSASYRSIVLDRTAEHRRVLHALAEESLPALMHCAAGKDRAGLSIAVSLLAVGVEREAIEADYLKSNDPHRRYQVRRSDPTPGGTAPEVLELLAPLFDARAVYLETAFTTMEETWGSVDRYLTDGLGLTDETRERLRSRLVED is encoded by the coding sequence GTGCCGCAGCAGGTCCCGCAGGGCGAGCCCGATCTCGCCGGCGTACGCAACTTCCGCGACGTGGGAGGCCTGCCGACCGTCGACGGGCGGCGCGTACGGTACGGACGGCTCTTCCGCAGCGGCCACCTCGCGCACGCCACCGCCGATGACGCGGCCTTCCTGTCGTCACTGGGGCTGCACACCATCTTCGACTTCCGCAACGCGGCCGACCAGAAGCTCGACGGTCTGGACGTCGAGCTCGTCGGCGTGCACAACGTCAACATCCCGCTCACCGATCCGGCCGACGGCACCGAGTTCTGGAGGATGGTCCGCGACGGCGACCTCGACCAGCTGCGCTCGATCCTCGCCGACGGCAAGGGCGCGGCCCGGATGTCCGCTTCGTACCGTTCGATCGTTCTGGACCGCACCGCAGAGCACCGGCGTGTGCTGCACGCCCTGGCGGAGGAGAGCCTGCCCGCACTGATGCACTGCGCGGCGGGCAAGGACAGGGCCGGTCTCTCGATCGCGGTGTCGCTGCTCGCGGTGGGCGTGGAGCGGGAGGCGATCGAGGCGGACTATCTGAAGTCGAACGATCCGCACCGGAGGTATCAGGTACGCCGCAGCGACCCGACGCCCGGCGGGACCGCTCCGGAGGTCCTGGAGCTGCTGGCCCCGCTCTTCGACGCGCGTGCGGTGTATCTCGAAACGGCGTTCACGACGATGGAGGAGACGTGGGGCAGCGTCGACCGCTACCTCACGGACGGCCTCGGTCTGACGGACGAGACCCGCGAGCGGCTGCGCTCGCGCCTCGTCGAGGACTAG
- a CDS encoding DUF6126 family protein, which produces MSDNPVDAVQEPSPEEVQPVHPVQPVQPAKSVMDEERNFPRGLAIRLFAYLVAGHVLAGFLYLLFEAGAGGR; this is translated from the coding sequence ATGTCCGACAACCCGGTGGACGCCGTTCAGGAGCCGTCGCCCGAGGAAGTCCAGCCTGTCCACCCCGTCCAGCCTGTTCAGCCCGCCAAGTCCGTCATGGACGAGGAGCGCAACTTCCCGCGCGGCCTCGCCATCCGGCTCTTCGCCTACCTCGTCGCCGGCCATGTCCTGGCCGGCTTCCTCTACCTGCTCTTCGAGGCGGGCGCCGGCGGGCGGTAG